In the Desulfobacterales bacterium genome, CTTCCCACGAATCCGCAGTGATGTCCCATTTCATTTCAGAGGCGATCTCAAACGCACTTAATGAAGAGGCCTTTTGTTGCAGGATGCCGGTAATTTCGGTTAATCGAAGCATGTGGTGATGCTTTAAGCCATCGATTCGTTGCCGTATATCGGTAAAGATCAACCGATGCCCCGGTAACACCCGGTCAATTTCCAGCGGGTATATTTTATCAAGACTCTCGAGATAATCTTTTAATGGATCCATGTCATCATACCAGCAGGTAATATTGGGCGAGATGTCGTTGAGTACATGATCACCGGAAATCAGGAATTTTTTTTCGGATTCGTATAAGCAGATATGACCTGCGGAATGCCCGGGTGTATGAATGCAGACAAATCGGTAGTCGCCAATTTCCAATAGGTCGTTATCGTGTAAAAAATGAAGGTGCGACATCCATTTGTTTCCGTAATCGATGCCGGGACGTTGCGCGAACAGATGACGGAGTTGATCCTCCGGATAGCCGTTTTTGACGGCGGCTTGAATCAGCGGTTCAAGGCTTTGCAGCCTTTCGATGCTTTTCATGTCCGGTCGATTAAAATAGACCTTACACCCTTGGGTGAGCAGCTCCCCAATCAAGCCGAAATGATCTTCATGAAAATGAGTGATGAAAAAATCAACCGTTGAGAGGGGAATCGATAGCGCCTTTAACCCGTTCAACATGGCGGTTCTGCACACCGGATGCTTCATGCCGGTGTCCACCACAAGGCTTCGGTTATCGCCTTTGATAATATAGGAATTTAAATACTTCAACGGGCTTTCGGGCAGGGGTATTTTTATTCTGAAAAGATTCGGATATAATTCTTCCGGCATAATGGGTTCCTGTTATGATGTTAACCATGATGATGGCTCGCTGTCGATGCGTTAACAGCTGAAAGTTTTCGGCAAAATCGGCTTTGGAAATCATTTTAAAGGCTTGATCCAGGTGCCGTCTTGCCGGTAATTGACGCTTACGGCTTTGAGCGCCGCCTTCTGATCAAGAAATCTGTTCTTTGCGCCCACCAGCCAGTTTTTATGATCGATGATGTCCGATTTCGTGAGAAAAAGTTCATGATCACTCCGGTTGATGGCAAGAACCGGCTCACCGGTGCTTGTGTCCATGGTGCCCTCGTTGCTGCAAAGCATGCAGCGAACGGACATGTTGCCCAGCAACCGAAAGGTGTCTCCGCCGCAAAGCGGGCATCTGGGG is a window encoding:
- a CDS encoding MBL fold metallo-hydrolase, whose amino-acid sequence is MPEELYPNLFRIKIPLPESPLKYLNSYIIKGDNRSLVVDTGMKHPVCRTAMLNGLKALSIPLSTVDFFITHFHEDHFGLIGELLTQGCKVYFNRPDMKSIERLQSLEPLIQAAVKNGYPEDQLRHLFAQRPGIDYGNKWMSHLHFLHDNDLLEIGDYRFVCIHTPGHSAGHICLYESEKKFLISGDHVLNDISPNITCWYDDMDPLKDYLESLDKIYPLEIDRVLPGHRLIFTDIRQRIDGLKHHHMLRLTEITGILQQKASSLSAFEIASEMKWDITADSWEDYPWFLKFFATGEANTHLRYLENSHVISCDSNGDMRTYSYRHDPLHC